A region from the Arthrobacter roseus genome encodes:
- a CDS encoding shikimate dehydrogenase — MQLTQPEGRPFRAAVIGHPISHSRSPDLHRAAYSYLAALGEYEAVDVEPGELDAFLHQFRTDLAWRGLSVTMPHKRAVVAYLDQIHEPALTLGAVNTVRAVRTSDHPVRLEGYNTDVQGIVSALRFAGYKGAGDAVVLGGGGTAAAALSALAMLHVRSATLIIRNPDKADSLMRVAQALGVNLSVSTFDGALKVIAGATATISALPPRAADSVADHLLHACTDLFGKVLLDVAYDPWPSCLASVWEAQRGVTVSGLDMLVYQAAEQALLFTEAPRALLPGVINAMCGAVGAPRR; from the coding sequence GTGCAACTAACGCAACCGGAGGGCCGACCTTTTAGAGCGGCGGTCATCGGCCACCCGATTTCGCATTCGCGTTCACCGGATCTACACCGGGCAGCGTACTCGTACCTCGCGGCCCTCGGGGAGTATGAAGCCGTCGATGTTGAGCCCGGGGAACTGGATGCATTCCTACACCAGTTTCGAACGGATCTGGCGTGGCGCGGCTTATCGGTCACAATGCCCCATAAGCGGGCTGTGGTGGCGTACTTAGACCAGATCCACGAGCCCGCCCTGACTCTTGGCGCCGTCAACACCGTGCGGGCGGTAAGAACGTCTGATCATCCGGTTCGGTTGGAAGGATATAACACCGATGTGCAGGGCATCGTGTCGGCGCTACGGTTCGCTGGCTACAAGGGCGCTGGAGATGCAGTGGTTCTCGGAGGGGGAGGTACTGCTGCGGCAGCCCTTTCGGCATTGGCAATGCTGCACGTGCGGAGCGCGACGTTGATCATTCGAAACCCGGACAAGGCTGATTCTCTGATGCGGGTGGCTCAGGCACTGGGCGTGAATCTTTCCGTTTCCACATTCGATGGCGCGCTGAAGGTCATTGCCGGTGCAACAGCGACCATCTCCGCACTACCTCCTCGCGCGGCGGATTCGGTGGCAGACCACCTACTACATGCCTGCACGGACCTGTTTGGAAAAGTTCTACTTGACGTGGCCTACGACCCGTGGCCCAGCTGTCTGGCCTCCGTTTGGGAGGCACAGAGAGGGGTGACGGTTTCCGGTCTGGACATGCTAGTGTATCAGGCTGCGGAACAAGCTCTCTTATTCACTGAAGCGCCACGGGCCCTCCTCCCTGGCGTCATAAATGCTATGTGTGGGGCAGTGGGTGCTCCCCGGCGCTAG
- the mltG gene encoding endolytic transglycosylase MltG → MSRHTRTDALEPWENEPGHNGDHADEYGVDHDDAGTYSRPNDYGHFTGSDTEPPVDQFFHEDLPLRRRRRPSQAKRRRHRRQTVILVLVLVFFAVVVFGLTLFLRDLLGMNEIKDYAGPGTGEVTFIVEPGAAAMLISQNLESKDIVADGGTFLDTFQQKADGRPIQPGEYVMKKQMSSAGAAEVLLEEEPGVHYAAIASGLRQDEVLHVLAESTGVDKAQLEKLAEDPQAFGLPDQAPKLEGYLAPGEYRFDIGASPEQMIQKLVDTTFERLEAAGVTDPDKQYRILTIASIVQAEAGEADYAAVAGAIENRLSPENTETAGRIQSDATVTYGLSRKSYELTEAEKKDKSNPYNTYANMGLPVGPIGSPSEEAIDAAVNPADVPYYYWVTVNLDSGETKFSETLAEHNRYVQEYLKWCSEQDAGRCN, encoded by the coding sequence ATGAGTCGGCATACTCGTACCGACGCATTGGAGCCGTGGGAGAACGAACCCGGCCACAACGGCGATCACGCGGACGAATACGGTGTAGATCATGACGACGCTGGGACATATTCTCGTCCGAACGATTACGGACACTTCACCGGTTCTGACACCGAGCCGCCCGTGGACCAGTTCTTCCATGAGGACCTTCCGCTGCGTCGCCGTCGTCGGCCCTCTCAAGCCAAGCGTCGTCGTCACCGCCGTCAGACGGTGATCTTGGTGCTTGTTCTGGTGTTTTTCGCTGTCGTTGTATTTGGTCTGACACTGTTCCTGCGGGATCTCCTTGGCATGAACGAAATCAAGGACTATGCCGGCCCTGGAACCGGCGAAGTGACGTTCATCGTCGAACCCGGTGCCGCAGCTATGCTCATCAGCCAGAATCTTGAAAGCAAAGACATCGTCGCTGACGGCGGTACGTTCCTGGATACGTTCCAGCAGAAGGCTGATGGCAGACCGATTCAACCGGGCGAGTATGTCATGAAAAAGCAGATGTCATCTGCTGGTGCTGCTGAAGTGCTGCTTGAGGAAGAGCCAGGTGTCCACTACGCGGCAATCGCCAGTGGATTGCGTCAGGACGAGGTCCTGCACGTGCTAGCCGAATCCACCGGGGTTGACAAGGCCCAGTTGGAAAAGCTGGCTGAGGATCCACAGGCATTCGGTCTGCCTGATCAGGCACCAAAGCTGGAGGGATACCTGGCTCCGGGGGAGTACCGGTTCGATATTGGGGCTTCGCCCGAACAGATGATTCAGAAGTTGGTGGACACAACCTTTGAACGGTTAGAAGCTGCCGGTGTCACCGACCCTGACAAGCAGTACCGCATTTTGACGATTGCGAGCATCGTCCAGGCGGAAGCAGGCGAGGCCGACTACGCGGCTGTTGCCGGAGCGATTGAGAACCGACTCTCGCCGGAGAACACTGAGACTGCGGGCCGTATTCAGTCGGACGCAACGGTGACCTACGGTCTGAGTCGGAAGAGCTATGAGTTGACCGAGGCGGAAAAGAAGGACAAGTCCAATCCCTACAACACGTACGCGAACATGGGGTTACCCGTTGGACCGATTGGCTCGCCCAGCGAAGAGGCGATCGATGCAGCGGTCAATCCGGCAGACGTTCCCTACTACTACTGGGTGACGGTGAACCTTGACTCCGGTGAAACCAAGTTTTCTGAGACGCTCGCTGAGCACAACAGGTATGTTCAGGAGTATCTAAAGTGGTGCAGTGAGCAGGACGCCGGCAGGTGCAACTAA
- the ruvX gene encoding Holliday junction resolvase RuvX, which translates to MSSHVEPHGVWLGVDVGLVRVGLAASDPGGLLATPVRTLRRDTKKNSDIQLLLREAQERSAVRIIIGLPQSLKGTDTASTTMAREYSQMVVGFLAESGIELPVVLFDERLTTVSAHRVLSEAGRKTKDHRKVVDQVAAVGILQHAMDTQRSLQRDVGEPVRIRAAIRPQDLGGAPSKELNISQPNAGERDSR; encoded by the coding sequence GTGTCCTCTCACGTAGAGCCTCACGGCGTGTGGTTGGGGGTCGACGTCGGCCTTGTCCGCGTTGGTCTGGCGGCCAGCGATCCCGGTGGACTCCTAGCCACTCCGGTGCGGACACTCCGTCGGGACACGAAGAAGAACTCCGACATCCAGCTACTTCTCAGAGAGGCGCAAGAGCGGTCGGCGGTAAGGATTATCATTGGACTTCCACAGAGTTTGAAGGGCACGGACACGGCGTCGACCACCATGGCGCGGGAGTATTCGCAGATGGTCGTCGGGTTTTTGGCGGAGAGCGGCATCGAGCTGCCTGTTGTACTCTTTGACGAGCGACTCACAACAGTCTCGGCGCACCGCGTGCTCTCTGAGGCTGGAAGGAAGACCAAGGATCACCGTAAGGTGGTGGATCAAGTAGCAGCTGTGGGCATTTTGCAGCACGCTATGGACACGCAGCGTTCGCTGCAGCGGGACGTGGGGGAGCCTGTCAGAATCCGCGCTGCCATTCGTCCACAGGACCTGGGCGGGGCGCCTAGCAAGGAGCTAAACATTTCGCAGCCAAACGCCGGCGAGAGAGATAGCCGATGA
- the alaS gene encoding alanine--tRNA ligase encodes MKSHEIVGRWLDYFQKNGHTVVPSASLVSTDPSLLFTIAGMVPFIPYLTAKEPAPYDRATSVQKCLRTGDIEEVGKTARHGTFFQMCGNFSFGDYFKEGAIKLAWGLLTSKVADGGYGLDPERLWVTVYRDDEEALAIWRDVVGVPAERIQKLGESENYWSTGQPGPGGPCSEIFYDRGPSYGPPGGPETDSPRFIEIWNLVFMQYQLSAVRSKSDFDISGELPQKNIDTGLGLERLAMILQGVENMYETDQVRPVLDRAAELSGKTYTSAESSEDRRHTDDVRLRVVADHIRSALMLISDGVAPSNEGRGYVLRRLIRRAVRSMRLLGVDRPCLPDLLPVSRDAMKGTYPVVEEDFARISRVMYAEEKSFLRTIASGTARLDDAVRESRKTGSSLSGADAFALHDTYGFPIDLTLEMAEEAGVSVDESGFRSLMLEQRLRARADAKGKKGGHADLRAFEDLLAVGETVFTGYDELTTDSTVRGLVSGGKALASAGVGSEIELVLNETPFYAEAGGQAADTGLITGDGFVVEVTDVQRPLRGLSVHKAIVREGEIAAGTRVEAAVDVQRRHAGEQAHSGTHIVHAALHQILGPEALQSGSFNKAGYLRFDFAWGEAISAAAKSEVEEVANLAIRNNFRVETRVMGLEEAKALGAMALFGEAYGENVRVVEIDGAWSRELCGGTHVQSTSNIGSLTLLGEQSVGSGNRRVEAFVGMDAFRHLAAERALVTELSDMLKVPSNQLPERLAATLNKLKNAEKQLEKMRREQLAHEAADIAKTAVDARGVKLILHNAGEVSGADDLRMLALDLRTRLGNSSAAVAIAGVSNNRPLILVATNDAARTESVKAGALVRTAAGILGGGGGGKDDVAQGGGSNAAMIPAALAAIRQAVCDRG; translated from the coding sequence ATGAAGTCCCATGAAATCGTCGGCCGCTGGCTGGATTACTTTCAGAAGAATGGCCATACGGTTGTGCCCTCTGCGTCTCTGGTTTCCACCGACCCATCGCTACTGTTCACCATCGCCGGAATGGTCCCGTTCATTCCGTACCTGACGGCGAAGGAACCAGCTCCCTACGACAGGGCAACGAGCGTCCAGAAGTGCCTACGGACTGGAGACATCGAAGAAGTGGGCAAGACTGCCCGTCACGGCACCTTTTTCCAGATGTGCGGCAATTTCTCCTTCGGCGATTACTTCAAGGAGGGCGCCATCAAGTTGGCGTGGGGCCTGCTGACATCCAAGGTGGCCGACGGTGGCTATGGCTTGGATCCTGAGCGTCTCTGGGTGACGGTCTATCGGGACGACGAAGAGGCCTTGGCTATCTGGCGCGACGTCGTTGGCGTGCCTGCCGAACGTATCCAGAAGCTTGGTGAATCCGAGAACTATTGGAGTACCGGTCAGCCTGGCCCCGGAGGCCCTTGTTCTGAAATTTTCTATGACAGAGGGCCTTCTTACGGTCCTCCCGGCGGCCCGGAGACGGACTCGCCGCGGTTCATCGAGATCTGGAATCTTGTATTCATGCAGTACCAACTATCCGCGGTTCGCAGCAAAAGTGATTTTGATATTTCCGGGGAACTGCCTCAGAAGAACATCGATACTGGGCTTGGGTTGGAACGGCTTGCCATGATTCTTCAAGGCGTGGAGAACATGTACGAGACCGACCAGGTCCGTCCCGTACTAGACAGAGCTGCCGAGTTGTCCGGGAAGACCTACACCAGCGCAGAATCCTCCGAAGACCGCCGCCACACCGATGATGTCCGGCTTCGGGTTGTCGCTGATCACATCCGATCAGCGCTCATGCTTATTTCAGACGGCGTCGCGCCCTCCAATGAGGGCCGCGGTTATGTCCTGCGCCGACTCATTCGCCGCGCAGTGCGCTCCATGCGCCTCCTGGGCGTTGATCGGCCATGCCTACCGGATCTGCTGCCGGTTTCGCGGGACGCCATGAAGGGCACGTATCCGGTGGTCGAGGAGGATTTCGCGCGGATCAGCCGTGTCATGTACGCCGAGGAGAAGTCATTCCTGCGGACCATCGCCTCCGGCACCGCGAGGCTCGATGACGCTGTGCGCGAATCGAGGAAGACTGGTTCGTCCCTCTCTGGCGCGGATGCGTTCGCGTTGCATGATACCTACGGGTTCCCCATTGATCTCACCCTTGAAATGGCTGAGGAAGCTGGCGTGTCCGTGGATGAGTCGGGATTTCGTTCGCTCATGCTGGAACAGCGTCTCAGGGCCCGCGCGGATGCTAAGGGGAAAAAGGGCGGACACGCCGATCTGCGTGCCTTTGAGGACCTGCTCGCTGTGGGAGAGACGGTCTTTACCGGCTACGACGAGTTAACGACGGACTCCACGGTCCGGGGATTGGTCAGTGGCGGTAAGGCACTCGCGTCGGCAGGCGTCGGCAGCGAAATTGAGCTTGTTCTCAATGAAACGCCGTTCTATGCCGAGGCCGGTGGACAGGCAGCTGATACCGGGCTCATCACCGGGGACGGCTTCGTGGTCGAAGTCACCGATGTACAAAGGCCGTTGCGTGGTCTGAGCGTGCACAAGGCGATCGTTCGTGAGGGAGAGATCGCGGCAGGAACCCGGGTTGAAGCTGCCGTTGATGTCCAGCGGCGTCATGCTGGCGAGCAGGCGCATTCCGGCACCCACATTGTGCATGCGGCCTTGCACCAGATTCTTGGTCCAGAGGCGCTGCAGAGCGGTTCGTTCAATAAAGCCGGTTATCTTCGTTTCGACTTCGCCTGGGGCGAAGCAATCAGTGCGGCGGCCAAGTCAGAGGTTGAAGAGGTGGCTAATCTAGCCATCCGAAACAACTTCAGGGTTGAAACCCGGGTCATGGGGCTGGAAGAGGCCAAGGCCTTGGGGGCGATGGCTCTCTTTGGTGAGGCTTACGGGGAGAATGTCCGTGTCGTGGAGATCGATGGCGCATGGTCGCGCGAACTTTGTGGCGGCACGCATGTCCAGTCCACGTCCAACATCGGCAGTCTGACACTCCTTGGAGAACAGTCAGTTGGTTCCGGCAACCGTCGGGTCGAGGCGTTTGTTGGTATGGACGCCTTCAGGCACCTGGCTGCGGAACGGGCACTGGTCACGGAGCTCTCGGACATGCTCAAAGTTCCTTCCAACCAGTTGCCCGAGCGACTAGCCGCAACTCTCAATAAGCTGAAAAACGCCGAGAAGCAGCTGGAGAAAATGCGCAGAGAGCAGCTCGCCCATGAGGCTGCCGACATTGCAAAGACCGCGGTCGATGCACGTGGCGTCAAGCTGATCCTGCACAACGCTGGGGAGGTATCCGGAGCAGATGATCTCCGGATGCTGGCTCTAGACCTGCGGACAAGGCTCGGCAACAGTTCGGCGGCCGTAGCTATTGCCGGTGTGTCGAACAACCGTCCACTGATTCTTGTCGCGACCAACGACGCGGCGCGGACTGAATCAGTCAAGGCCGGGGCGCTCGTTCGGACAGCAGCAGGAATTCTCGGCGGTGGCGGAGGCGGGAAGGACGACGTCGCCCAGGGTGGTGGATCCAATGCCGCCATGATCCCAGCGGCTCTGGCAGCGATCCGCCAAGCAGTCTGTGACCGGGGTTAG
- a CDS encoding DUF948 domain-containing protein, whose product MSGGDIAGLIAAGVFAVLVALLAVPIWKLGKVFDELRGAVRAVSDGTTPLIDEVTSTVSTTHEQLRKVDGISSNVSDASANVSALTALTAATLGRPLIKIAAFSYGVRSALSNRPVGGRGRRSR is encoded by the coding sequence ATGTCGGGTGGAGATATTGCCGGCCTCATCGCTGCTGGAGTATTCGCAGTGCTGGTCGCCTTGCTCGCCGTTCCCATCTGGAAGCTTGGCAAGGTATTCGATGAACTTCGTGGGGCCGTCCGCGCCGTCAGTGACGGAACGACGCCGCTAATTGATGAAGTGACAAGCACGGTGTCCACTACCCATGAGCAGCTGAGGAAGGTGGATGGAATTTCCAGCAATGTCTCTGATGCTTCCGCGAATGTTTCGGCCCTTACTGCGCTGACTGCGGCAACACTGGGGAGACCGCTGATCAAGATTGCTGCGTTTTCCTACGGTGTGCGTTCCGCTCTGTCCAACCGACCAGTTGGCGGCCGCGGCCGTCGCAGTCGCTGA
- the rpsD gene encoding 30S ribosomal protein S4: protein MANNTRARRKVRISRALGVALTPKAEKYMERRPYGPGQHGRARRKQDSDYAVRLREKQRLRAQYGIREAQMARVFEEARRTSGLTGENLIELLEMRLDALVLRAGFARTISQARQLVVHRHIMVDGARVDRPSFRVSEGQLIHVHVRSEVMTPFQVAAAGAHRDVLPAVPAYLDVTLEKLQARLVRRPKRTEVPVTCEEQLVVEYYAR, encoded by the coding sequence GTGGCTAATAACACACGTGCCCGCCGGAAGGTTCGCATCTCGCGTGCCCTCGGCGTAGCTTTGACCCCCAAGGCCGAGAAGTACATGGAGCGTCGTCCGTACGGTCCCGGCCAGCACGGACGCGCCCGTCGCAAGCAGGACAGCGATTACGCTGTACGGTTGCGCGAAAAGCAGCGTCTACGCGCGCAGTACGGCATCCGCGAAGCGCAGATGGCACGCGTTTTTGAAGAAGCTCGGCGCACTTCCGGTCTGACCGGTGAAAATCTCATCGAGCTTCTTGAAATGCGTCTGGACGCGCTGGTGCTCCGCGCTGGATTTGCCCGGACCATCTCGCAGGCCCGCCAGCTTGTTGTGCACCGTCACATCATGGTTGACGGCGCACGAGTGGACCGTCCGTCGTTCCGCGTCTCCGAAGGACAGCTGATTCACGTCCACGTCCGCAGCGAGGTCATGACTCCATTCCAGGTTGCCGCAGCCGGCGCCCACCGGGATGTTCTGCCCGCAGTTCCTGCATACTTGGACGTCACGCTCGAGAAGCTCCAGGCTCGCCTGGTCCGCCGCCCCAAGCGTACAGAGGTCCCCGTGACCTGCGAAGAGCAGCTCGTAGTGGAGTACTACGCCCGCTAA
- a CDS encoding replication-associated recombination protein A — protein MSDLFSAAQPDPDSGEDTVSGGISRARSPLAVRMRPRSLEDVVGQEHLLGPGSPLRSLAAGSADVGPAGPTSAILWGPPGTGKTTLAHVISHGPGRKFVELSAITSGVKDVRRVMEEALTERDLYGRTTVLFLDEIHRFNKAQQDALLPGVENRWVVLIAATTENPSFSVVSPLLSRSLLLTLKPLTTQNIGDLLQRAVVQERGLASKVRLTDEALEHLVRLAAGDARRGLTALEAAAGVAYSAAPEATEPVEITLEHAEKALDVAALRYDKAGDQHYDVTSAFIKSLRGSDVDAALHYLARMLEAGEDPRFIARRLVISASEDVGMADPTALQTAVAAAQAVQLIGMPEGRIILAEAVVHLATAPKSNAAYMGINAAIADVRAGRGQGIPPGLRDAHYPGATQLGHGNGYVYSHDEPHGVARQQYAPDDLVGRNYYEPTLNGAERELQARIEKLRSIIRGQ, from the coding sequence ATGAGTGACTTATTCAGTGCTGCGCAACCGGATCCGGACTCCGGGGAGGACACGGTCTCCGGTGGCATCTCGCGGGCGCGAAGTCCGCTGGCAGTTCGTATGCGTCCACGTTCATTGGAAGACGTCGTGGGCCAGGAGCACTTGCTGGGCCCCGGTTCGCCGTTGCGGTCACTTGCAGCGGGGTCCGCTGATGTGGGTCCGGCCGGACCCACATCAGCTATCCTCTGGGGTCCGCCGGGAACGGGCAAGACGACGCTCGCGCACGTCATTTCGCATGGCCCTGGCCGGAAGTTCGTGGAGCTCTCCGCAATAACGTCCGGAGTCAAAGACGTACGCCGAGTCATGGAAGAGGCCCTGACGGAGCGAGACCTGTATGGGCGAACCACCGTTCTATTTCTGGACGAGATCCATCGCTTCAACAAAGCTCAGCAGGATGCGCTGTTGCCGGGAGTCGAGAATCGCTGGGTTGTTCTCATTGCGGCGACCACCGAGAACCCCTCCTTCTCGGTGGTTTCACCGCTATTGTCGCGGTCGCTGCTCCTCACGCTCAAACCTTTGACGACGCAGAACATCGGCGACCTTCTGCAGCGCGCTGTCGTTCAGGAACGGGGGCTTGCGTCAAAGGTTCGTCTCACCGATGAAGCGCTTGAACACCTGGTCCGGCTGGCTGCAGGGGACGCACGCCGGGGGCTGACTGCGCTCGAGGCCGCTGCTGGCGTGGCATACTCTGCTGCTCCCGAAGCCACCGAACCAGTGGAGATCACGCTCGAACATGCTGAAAAGGCCCTCGATGTAGCGGCCTTGCGCTATGACAAGGCTGGAGACCAGCACTACGACGTCACCAGTGCCTTCATCAAGTCACTGCGCGGCTCCGACGTCGATGCGGCTCTGCATTACCTCGCTCGCATGCTCGAAGCGGGGGAAGACCCGCGGTTCATTGCGCGACGGCTCGTCATCTCAGCCTCTGAGGACGTCGGTATGGCAGACCCAACCGCGCTGCAGACCGCAGTTGCCGCGGCACAGGCCGTGCAGCTTATCGGTATGCCGGAAGGGCGCATTATCCTCGCTGAGGCTGTGGTCCATCTGGCGACGGCACCAAAATCCAACGCAGCTTATATGGGAATCAACGCTGCGATTGCCGATGTCCGTGCCGGGCGTGGTCAGGGGATACCTCCCGGCTTGAGGGACGCTCATTATCCCGGAGCCACGCAGCTTGGGCATGGCAACGGCTACGTGTATTCGCATGATGAGCCCCACGGTGTAGCTCGCCAGCAGTATGCGCCCGATGATCTCGTGGGACGCAACTACTACGAGCCAACGCTCAACGGCGCTGAGCGTGAGCTTCAGGCACGTATCGAGAAGCTCCGGAGTATCATTCGGGGTCAGTAA
- the aspS gene encoding aspartate--tRNA ligase, with the protein MLRTHELGTLRAEHIGQTVTLTGWVARRRDHGGVAFLDLRDASGFAQVVVREEEAFNALRNEFVLQVTGAVQQRPAGNENAALATGDVEVIAENVKVLSTSEPLPFQIDEHVEVGEEARLRHRYLDLRRPGPAHNMRLRSEANRIARGLLHQEGYIEIETPTLTRSTPEGARDFVVPARLAPGSWYALPQSPQLFKQLLQVGGMEKYYQLARCYRDEDFRADRQPEFTQLDIEASFVEEKDIIELGERIVSALWSLIDVEVPRPIQRITYTEAMAKYGSDKPDLRFDLELTELTGFFKDTTFRVFQAPYVGAVVMPGGASQARRQLDAWQEWAKQRGAKGLAYVLIQDDGELTGPVAKNLTDSERAGLAEAVGAAPGDCVFFGAGERAPMRGLLGAARVEIGHRTGLIDPDAWSFVWVVDAPMFEPAATAVESGDVAVGSGKWTAVHHAFTAPKPEFVDTFDSDPESALAFAYDIVCNGNEIGGGSIRIHDRAMQERVFAVMGLTQEQTQEKFGFLLEGFKYGAPPHGGIAFGWDRVVALLAGTDSIRDVIAFPKTGNGFDPLTAAPAPITAQQRKEAGVDARPEKGSSGQ; encoded by the coding sequence GTGCTGCGCACACATGAACTCGGCACCCTGCGGGCCGAGCACATTGGACAGACCGTAACCCTGACAGGCTGGGTCGCCCGTCGTCGCGATCACGGTGGAGTGGCCTTCCTTGACTTACGGGATGCGTCCGGTTTTGCGCAGGTCGTCGTCCGCGAGGAGGAGGCCTTCAATGCCCTCCGCAATGAGTTCGTCCTGCAGGTCACCGGAGCGGTACAGCAACGGCCAGCCGGTAATGAGAATGCTGCCCTGGCGACCGGCGATGTCGAGGTGATCGCCGAGAATGTCAAGGTCCTCAGCACATCGGAGCCTTTGCCGTTCCAGATAGATGAACACGTCGAGGTGGGCGAGGAAGCGCGTTTGCGGCACCGGTATCTGGATCTCCGACGACCCGGCCCAGCTCACAATATGCGCCTGCGCTCTGAGGCAAACCGCATTGCGCGAGGACTCCTGCATCAGGAGGGCTATATCGAGATCGAGACTCCTACGTTGACACGGTCAACCCCTGAGGGAGCGCGGGACTTTGTTGTGCCTGCACGCCTTGCTCCGGGTTCCTGGTACGCCCTTCCTCAGTCCCCACAGCTGTTCAAGCAGTTGCTGCAGGTGGGCGGCATGGAGAAGTACTACCAGCTGGCCAGGTGCTACCGGGACGAAGACTTCCGGGCGGATCGTCAGCCGGAGTTCACTCAGCTGGACATCGAAGCCAGTTTCGTGGAGGAAAAGGACATCATCGAACTGGGGGAGCGCATTGTTTCTGCGCTGTGGTCTCTTATCGACGTCGAGGTGCCGCGCCCGATTCAGCGAATCACCTACACCGAGGCGATGGCAAAGTACGGATCCGACAAACCGGATCTGCGCTTTGATCTGGAGCTGACGGAGCTGACCGGCTTCTTCAAGGACACCACATTCCGCGTTTTTCAGGCACCCTACGTCGGTGCGGTTGTCATGCCGGGCGGTGCGTCGCAGGCGCGCCGGCAGCTTGACGCCTGGCAGGAGTGGGCCAAGCAGAGGGGCGCCAAAGGCCTGGCGTATGTACTGATCCAGGACGATGGCGAGTTGACCGGCCCCGTGGCGAAGAACCTGACGGACAGTGAAAGGGCAGGTCTCGCCGAGGCGGTGGGCGCAGCCCCCGGGGACTGCGTGTTCTTCGGTGCGGGCGAACGTGCTCCAATGCGTGGGCTGCTTGGCGCCGCCCGCGTGGAAATCGGGCACCGGACCGGGCTGATCGATCCTGATGCATGGTCTTTTGTCTGGGTCGTTGATGCGCCGATGTTTGAGCCAGCGGCCACTGCCGTTGAATCGGGAGACGTCGCCGTTGGATCGGGTAAATGGACTGCCGTTCACCACGCCTTCACGGCACCGAAGCCGGAATTCGTGGATACCTTCGATTCGGATCCCGAATCAGCACTGGCATTTGCCTACGACATCGTGTGCAACGGCAACGAGATCGGTGGCGGTTCAATCCGAATCCATGACCGAGCCATGCAGGAGCGGGTTTTCGCTGTCATGGGACTGACCCAGGAGCAGACGCAGGAGAAATTCGGTTTTCTGCTGGAAGGTTTCAAGTATGGCGCACCTCCACACGGTGGTATCGCTTTCGGCTGGGACCGCGTGGTGGCGTTGCTGGCAGGCACAGACTCGATCCGCGACGTCATCGCTTTTCCCAAGACGGGCAACGGCTTCGATCCACTAACAGCCGCGCCGGCGCCTATTACGGCTCAGCAGCGTAAGGAAGCTGGCGTTGACGCGAGGCCGGAAAAGGGCAGCAGCGGTCAGTGA
- a CDS encoding APC family permease → MTSASHPSRRLGGFDATTVGIGSMIGAGVFVVFPPAAASAGTLLPLALLLAAIVAFCNAAATAQLAAIHPQSGGTYIYGRRQLGQWPGFIAGWSFVTGKTASCAAIAYTLGIYLLPGNERAAAVAAVVVVTAINMLGITRTAWATRIIVSIVVAVLAFVLVVAFTSPAVSEVPTLSTSAYGVLQAAGLLFFAFAGYARIATMGSEVHEPEKNIPRAVLGALGFTLGLYVLLALALTHSLGLDGLASSRAPLLAVFGTADDGVSTTAVTVAAVLACLGGLLALVAGIGRTVYAMASEGDLPAVMGRLGKRFHAPVIAEPLIAVIVIILILTTDVLTVVGFSSFGVLLYYVITNASALTLGKRPWYAPRALNVLGCTGCLLLAFTLPITSVLVMLAVLVVGILGRAVRLSVQRN, encoded by the coding sequence ATGACGAGCGCATCACATCCATCGCGGCGCCTCGGTGGCTTCGATGCAACCACCGTGGGGATCGGCTCCATGATCGGAGCCGGAGTATTCGTTGTTTTTCCACCCGCCGCCGCATCCGCCGGGACTCTCCTTCCATTGGCGCTCCTCTTGGCAGCTATCGTGGCGTTCTGCAACGCGGCAGCCACTGCCCAACTGGCGGCAATCCACCCACAAAGTGGCGGTACGTACATTTACGGCCGCCGGCAACTGGGTCAATGGCCTGGGTTCATCGCAGGTTGGAGCTTCGTCACCGGGAAAACGGCATCGTGTGCCGCAATCGCCTATACGCTTGGCATTTATTTGCTGCCAGGAAACGAACGCGCAGCAGCTGTAGCCGCCGTCGTTGTAGTGACGGCCATCAACATGTTGGGTATCACCCGGACGGCTTGGGCGACGCGGATCATCGTTTCCATTGTTGTTGCGGTGCTCGCATTTGTTCTTGTGGTGGCATTCACGTCACCGGCCGTCAGCGAAGTTCCCACCCTCTCGACGTCGGCCTACGGAGTCCTGCAGGCCGCAGGGCTATTGTTCTTTGCCTTTGCCGGTTACGCACGCATCGCGACCATGGGCAGCGAAGTCCATGAACCCGAGAAGAATATCCCGCGCGCTGTCCTCGGCGCCCTCGGCTTCACCCTGGGCCTGTACGTGCTGCTCGCCTTGGCTCTGACTCATAGCCTCGGCCTCGACGGACTCGCTAGCTCAAGGGCGCCCTTACTGGCTGTTTTCGGAACGGCCGACGACGGCGTCAGCACCACAGCAGTAACTGTCGCCGCGGTACTCGCTTGCCTCGGCGGACTCCTGGCACTCGTGGCCGGGATAGGCCGCACTGTCTACGCCATGGCCTCTGAGGGCGATCTACCTGCGGTCATGGGGCGCTTGGGGAAGCGGTTCCATGCCCCTGTCATCGCAGAGCCCCTCATCGCTGTCATCGTCATTATTTTGATTCTGACCACCGATGTACTCACCGTCGTCGGCTTCTCCAGCTTCGGCGTTCTGCTGTACTACGTGATCACCAACGCCTCAGCCCTGACACTGGGCAAACGGCCCTGGTATGCGCCGCGTGCCCTGAATGTGCTCGGTTGTACCGGTTGCCTCTTGCTGGCCTTCACGCTTCCTATAACCTCGGTACTCGTCATGCTCGCAGTACTTGTTGTTGGCATACTGGGTCGCGCTGTCAGGCTGTCGGTTCAGCGGAACTGA